Sequence from the Phragmites australis chromosome 6, lpPhrAust1.1, whole genome shotgun sequence genome:
AAGAAGTTCTCATTGAGGGAGCTTCAAGTTGCAACTGATAATTTCAGCAATAAGAACATTTTAGGGAGAGGTGGTTTTGGAAAAGTGTACAAGGGAAGGCTCGCTGATGGCTCATTGGTAGCAGTGAAAAGACTAAAAGAGGAGCGTACACCTGGTGGTGAGCTCCAGTTTCAAACGGAGGTTGAGATGATTAGCATGGCAGTGCACCGGAACCTTCTCCGACTTCGTGGTTTCTGCATGACACCTACTGAACGGTTGCTAGTATATCCATACATGGCTAACGGGAGTGTCGCATCACGTTTACGAGGTactttgttctttcttgttatcaaattattttaaatattgCTGCCACAGCCTATTAAACGATAAGAATATCACCTTGTATGCATCCTATTCTTATTAATTGCACTGATTTCATAGAGCGCCAGCCATCTGAACCACCTCTTGAATGGGATACAAGAAGACGGATTGCACTGGGATCTGCAAGAGGACTCTCTTACTTGCACGACCACTGTGATCCCAAGATCATCCATCGTGATGTCAAAGCGGCGAATATTCTTTTGGATGAGGACTTCGAGGCAGTTGTGGGTGATTTTGGGCTTGCCAAACTTATGGACTACAAGGATACCCATGTAACAACTGCTGTTCGTGGAACAATTGGACATATTGCTCCCGAGTACCTTTCCACTGGGAAATCCTCTGAGAAGACAGATGTTTTTGGCTACGGAATCATGCTTCTGGAGCTCATTACTGGACAGAGGGCATTTGATCTTGCTCGTCTTGCAAACGATGATGATGTTATGCTGCTTGACTGGGTAAGTAATTTTTCTTATTAGTTAGCATATGGTACTACCGCACTACAGCTCATGCTTTTGTTTTATCATACTGCTTTGCTGTCTGTGGGCTATACTTTAATAGTTTGTTTTCTTAACTACTGCTGTCAAGCTCTATAATCATGAAGTGCCCTTAATCCGTTCCCTTTTTAAATAGAGAGCCTCTCCAGGGGACATCAATCATGTCTAGAGTATGCTAATGCACAATCAGTTGCTCTGGCCATATGCCTGATGCATTATAAAAATATGTTGAATTATCAGAACAATGGAATGCTCAGTGCAAGACGTAGCTGGCAAAAATGAATAACTCCAATGGCATCTTGCAGGTGAAAGGATTGTTGAAGGAGAAAAAGGTTGAGATGTTGGTGGACCCAGATCTGCAGAACAACTACCAAGAGACCGAGGTGGAGAACCTGATCCAGGTGGCACTGCTCTGTACACAGGGCTCCCCGTTGGACCGTCCCAAGATGTCAGAGGTGGTGAGGATGCTCGAAGGTGATGGGTTGGCGGAGAGATGGGATGAATGGCAGAAGGTGGAGGTGGTGAGGCAGGAGGCTGAGTTGGCTCCTCTCCGCAACGACTGGATTGTCGATTCCACATATAACCTTCGCGCGGTGGAACTGTCCGGCCCAAGGTGACAGCCTGACAAGCATCATCACTCTACGGCTCCGACAAAATCAAAACTTAATTGGCAGCTTCAGTCTAATTGTTGCCTGTGTATATGAAAGGTAGCTTTGGTCTTGTTAGTGACAGTTTCAAgggatgatatatttttttttttgattcctCACTAGCCTCAGAAGTTGGAGCTAGGCTGCTGTTGTTTGCTAAGGTGGAATTCGTATATTTGAGGTGAATTTCTAAAACAATGTTTTGGTGGTCCGGTGGATGTTGTAGCTGGGGTGCCATTGTACGTGCAATGCACAGCCGtgttactttttttttgccatAGTTTAGTaagggtattctttttgcatctTGTAAAACCTGTTCTCAGTTTTTCTTTCGCGGCTCCACACCGGCAGCGACGTAGACCCGCGCGGGAGGTGCGCGGGACGTGGAATACCAGATAGTGGAGCAGATGCGGCGGTTGCAGGCGGCAAAGCTCACCAGAGCGACAGCAATCTACGACGACGGCGGCGATAGGAGTCTGAAAGAGAATTAGGacctgtttggttggttggttggtaaCTAACTTTGccacaaaaaattattttaactaTGGGTAGTCTTTTTCACACTTTTGTGATAAGAAAATTAGCCACCTAATCTTATGTAAAATTTGACCAACAAAAATTGTTTCTACGAAGCTAGAGGCTAAGTTAGGCAAGTTGGAGTTGTAGCAGTAACCCAAACACTAACAAAATTGTGGTTGCCTACGTTTAGACGGGGCAACCTTAGTTTACAATCCAAATGAGCCCTTAATTGCCACTGAAAATGTCTGTTTCCAAAGAGTTCCATGTTGCTGCAGGGTCCAATGGTCTCGAATTCTAATTTAAATATTCAAGAGGTATACTCCGTTGCCAAATTTGGCCTGCGAGGACAAccagagaggaaaaaaagagtTGGTGAGAATGGTCACGGTCGAACCAGAGCAACCATACGGGGCTCCAAGGAAGCTCTTTCagagttttattaaatattttttaacataaataattaagtaaataGACGTCTTAGGAAAAGATTTATAAGAATAGATGTCTACCATCATCTTCTCATAGGGTGATTAGACTCTTATCATCCCCAGGGAGGATGGTAAGGTTCCACTCGTACTTATATGACCTTTACCGCTCTCTAAATAGGCGGCTTACCACCTCTTCACCGTGTGAACAGTACTTGACACACATAGTAATATTCATGTCTCCAATTCTCTTTCACATTCTCTATTTAAAATAGTGGTTTTTTTactccaaaaatcatataactttttatacatgtttcataatttatgtgcaacctatttcAATTGGGTTCACCCAAAAAAatctatgtagaatttaaactaaaattctcaaaaaatattacttttataagttctaacaattgttagggtctcaaataaattttcaaaaatctagaaaaattatctaatattcttcttatatgatagaataatttctaaaattattttcagtcctagtttatatggtgaaacagtgagttcctttgtaatactctatttatatgtatttttattatttcatgtgatattcttcttttagttcaatttaaattttaaaaaaaatcaaacgtatacaaaataataaaaattcaacccatttgtatatgtttgaattcaaattgaatacatgaaatgatgaaatacatataaatagagcattacaaaagaattcacttttttatcatataacctaggactgtaaaaaaaattagaaattaatccatcatattagaagaatattagtgaaatttttcagatttttgaaaatttatttgaggccctaacaattgttagaagttataaaagtaatattttttggtgaattttagtttaaattctacacatgtttttttatgaatacaattaaaataggtttcacatgaattatgaaacatgtaaaaAAGATATATGATTTTTGAAACAATAGAAGACCACTATATTAAATAGAGAAGACTAGAGGGGAATTGGAGACATGAACAATACTCATGCCGAGTACTGTTTATACGGGGGCTTACCGCGGCGTACCACCTAATCAGAGGACGGTAAGGGCTATTCACGTATGGGTGGGAGCTTACGGTAAGGGTCTAGCCGTCCCATAAGAGAGCGGTAGGTATCTATTCTTTCAAATGGTTGTAGACGGCTATTCTTATAAATTTTTCCATCGGATgcctatttatttaattatttatgttaaaaaatataaaaaatttgcTCTTTCACAAGGAGCCTCATCACACAACTCATATGTGACCCGTGTGGAAACCCGGGAGAAAACGAGTTTGGGCTCAGCCAGAGTAATGCGGCGCACATACAGATATGCCTTGCAAGTCCCTCACGGTTACTAATGGGCCCTCTCGGATGAGAACCTTCCAGGCCAAAGCCTATTCAAGGCACATATACATGGATTGTCGGAGGCCTGAGAGGCCAGGTCATACACCAACTAATCCGGTGAAAACTAGTAAATGAGTGCGAATAGTAAATAACGTCCATTTATCCCTGAATCAAAGGTTGCAGGTGATTTCACCATCCCACTGTTAGAAAGATTATTTTACAATATTTTGTAATTGTATCAAGCGTTGTCTGCAAACTAACTTCTCCACTGATAAGATGATATGATCAATCGTAACCTTAATATAGAGATTGAACGGATGATCTTCACTGTTGCACATATTTACTTATTTACACAAAAGATTTTTCCAACTGGCCCGGCCGTTGGTGCAGCTCGGGAGTCGTGTGCCTATTTAGCCTGGTGTGCTAGTGCTAAGGATGTGGTTAGCGGTATGGGACTAAACATGCTGCATAATGTTGCTGATAACCACCATTGACGTAAGTTAACAAGCAATCTCAACTCTGCAGCCGAAAGACATCCGGGACATGAACAATCCAGCTCAGGAACATCAGTGAAGGCCAAGTACAGTCGTGTGAGAGCTCCTAGGTTTCCTTGAGATCCCCAGATCCGGCCCCTCTCTATGATTTCGGCGGCCTCACTGCCGGCGAGAGGGAGTGGGCCGGCCCCCTCTGCACCAGTGTGTAGATTAGTAGGTTAGTTTAATTTCTAATTTAGCAGCTATCCAGATGGGTGCCTAGTAGAGATCCCCTTTCACCGCCTCTATCTCCTGACCGTTATCGTCGTCGTCTCTTTTTCTAAGGTCAGTACCACCGATAGCGATGGTCAAGAggtaagaaataaaataaatttgtcTTCCCTCACCGGATTAGATCCATCCGCCCCCATGCCAGATCTACCCAATATCACCTTGCCGGCGCCGTTCTCTGATTTGGGTCCCCGGTCAGAGAATCGTGCCGTCTTGTTGTTGTGCTTCCTTTCAGCTCACCAAATTGCAGCACAGTGTGCTCCCCCACTCTATCACCGCAGACGAGCAGCCAAGTTCTCTCGATGGAACAAGCCTGTTCCAACGACCGCGACAACGCCATCGTCGTGAAGCATCTCACCGGCCACTTACACTCCGGTGACAAACTCATCAAGCTCATCACTTACACTTCGGTGTCAAACTCATCATCGCCAGAGACGTTCACCACCGACGGCTTCAAGACCCCACACCAACCTCTGCTTCCACAGAAGCGAGGTCCTTCCATCCCGATGCTCTTGGCGTCAGTCAACTGCGTGCTACCCGTCGACGCCGGTGTGGTCGATCTGAGGACTCTGCTTCTTGCCGTGTGGACAACTTCAGGGTCAGTGTTTTGACACGTAGCTCTATTTTGGTGTAAACGTGTTTGTTGCAGGGATAACCTCCTGGCTTGTGTCGTTGTAAACACCTTCTTTGAGGGTGTGTTTGTAATTGTGCTGCTCTTTTAATATAAATCcgcttttcataaaaaaaacctCTGCAGCTGAAGGTTTGGACGCATTACGACGTCTCTTACTCAGGGCATAAATCCAATTAAATCACCAAATCTATCATTTGTTTACCCTGAATTATCATATGAAACAATGGAAGGGAGTAATGATACATGTAGAATATCTATTATACACTATGTACATCTTTATCTGTTACACCGCATCTACATACAGCTATCATACACCGGTGGCCGTGGCTATGTTACATCACGCAGGGGGTAAAATTGggcaaaagagaaataaaaaaggagaCGGTGACGACCATGGACAGCACTGAAAAATGATGGGTCAGTTCTCACTGATTGACGAAGAACTCAGAGCTCAGGCAGTGCCGGTTATTAATCTCTCCTGTTGATCCAGTTTCTTCACCTTGATAAGACCAACCAGAACTTGTAGCCCGAAGAACACGCAAAGAGAGTATGCAATGGTTGCTGGCCCCTGCAATGGTTGATTGAAGGCCTGGTGAAACAAATGTGCGCTTGTAATTTGGTGAAAGTTATACTCCAGTTCGTTTGGAGACTCACCCGGACCGAATTGAAGTATAAAACGGTAGCCAGGTTTATCAAACTGCCTGCAGCGATTCCCTGGACGACAAAGAGCAGCGTTTCAGGAACAACGTACGAATAAGTGCGTTaatcaaagaaaaaacaatttCATGATATACGGGCTGCTCCACTTGATCAAAATTTCTTGCTCTGAAATTT
This genomic interval carries:
- the LOC133921902 gene encoding LRR receptor kinase SERK2-like → MAAVGRLWAVVVAVVLVVGPGRVVANTEGDALYSLRQSLTDANNVLQSWDPTLVNPCTWFHVTCNNDNSVIRVDLGNAQLSGLLVPQLGQLKNLQYLELYSNNISGTIPPELGNLTNLVSLDLYMNNFSGNVPDSLGNLLKLRFLRLNNNSLSGQIPISLTNISTLQVLDLSNNNLSGAVPSTGSFSLFTPISFANNPLLCGPGTTKPCPGAPPFSPPPPYNPPSPPTQSTGASSTGAIAGGVAAGAALVFAVPAIAFAMWRRRKPEEHFFDVPAEEDPEVHLGQLKKFSLRELQVATDNFSNKNILGRGGFGKVYKGRLADGSLVAVKRLKEERTPGGELQFQTEVEMISMAVHRNLLRLRGFCMTPTERLLVYPYMANGSVASRLRERQPSEPPLEWDTRRRIALGSARGLSYLHDHCDPKIIHRDVKAANILLDEDFEAVVGDFGLAKLMDYKDTHVTTAVRGTIGHIAPEYLSTGKSSEKTDVFGYGIMLLELITGQRAFDLARLANDDDVMLLDWVKGLLKEKKVEMLVDPDLQNNYQETEVENLIQVALLCTQGSPLDRPKMSEVVRMLEGDGLAERWDEWQKVEVVRQEAELAPLRNDWIVDSTYNLRAVELSGPR